A stretch of Neisseria subflava DNA encodes these proteins:
- a CDS encoding FecCD family ABC transporter permease yields MKPHTLTLCLLLTAAAVYLCCGIGFGAWESPLVMDETVRQIRLPRIYTALLVGAGLSASGAALQALFENPLADPSLIGTSGGAALGVIVLLALGGGAMGVPVAAFLGALGVCLLILAVHKLLGGGTLGLLVLGFVLSAFSGAVVSMILFLSDDLVLRSATTWLSGSLAEAGFSSPVAAIAVMLPGFLILLSAGRRLDVLMTGEDTAASMGVSVGALRVQTVIGAALMTGAAVSLSGIIGFLGMMIPNVLAQTVGGSRRKLIALSAWLGAVFLMVVDGAARWLTYPVDLPVGIVIALLGGPFFMYLFIKPLKSR; encoded by the coding sequence ATGAAACCGCATACCCTTACCCTCTGCCTGCTGCTTACTGCTGCCGCCGTTTATTTGTGCTGCGGCATCGGTTTTGGCGCGTGGGAGTCGCCGTTGGTGATGGATGAAACCGTCCGTCAAATCCGTTTACCGCGCATCTATACTGCACTTTTGGTCGGAGCCGGTTTGTCCGCTTCAGGTGCGGCATTGCAGGCTTTATTTGAAAACCCGCTGGCTGATCCGAGTTTGATCGGGACGTCGGGCGGGGCGGCCTTGGGCGTGATTGTGCTATTGGCTTTGGGCGGCGGCGCGATGGGTGTGCCGGTGGCGGCTTTTCTCGGTGCATTGGGTGTGTGCCTGCTGATTTTGGCGGTGCACAAACTGCTCGGCGGCGGTACTTTGGGATTGCTGGTGTTGGGGTTTGTGTTGAGCGCGTTTTCGGGCGCGGTGGTCAGCATGATTTTGTTTTTATCTGACGATTTGGTATTGCGCAGCGCAACCACATGGCTGTCGGGCAGCCTTGCCGAAGCCGGTTTCTCATCGCCTGTCGCGGCAATCGCGGTCATGTTGCCCGGTTTTCTGATTTTGTTGTCCGCAGGCAGGCGGCTGGACGTTTTGATGACGGGGGAAGACACGGCTGCCAGTATGGGCGTATCAGTTGGGGCTTTGCGTGTGCAAACCGTAATCGGCGCGGCATTGATGACGGGGGCGGCAGTATCGCTTTCGGGCATCATCGGTTTTCTCGGCATGATGATCCCCAATGTGCTGGCGCAAACCGTCGGTGGCAGCCGCCGCAAGCTGATTGCACTGTCGGCTTGGTTGGGCGCAGTGTTTTTGATGGTGGTGGACGGAGCGGCGCGCTGGCTGACATACCCTGTCGATCTGCCGGTCGGTATCGTGATTGCCTTATTGGGTGGACCATTTTTTATGTATTTGTTTATCAAGCCTTTGAAAAGCCGTTAA
- a CDS encoding heme/hemin ABC transporter substrate-binding protein gives MKLKLLLLSALISLAGTAHAHRIVVLTPDTADIVAALGALDEIVGRDQTVQNPALKNKPSIGIHRRLTVEPIVATKPDIAIGSWMAQPTDIFAHLQKAGIKAVNVAPDDSIAAYPQSIRNIGQLIGKSAQADKLASKWQADMKQQPSSGKRYLFSYDGRIVSGKNTAADEIIRRAGGINAAAAIDGLKPMTREAWIAAKPDIIIIADHNTAMIGNVKTFAARPEIAGSPAAKNGKIYLWKANDMFRYGLDTPQVIQRLHDLAK, from the coding sequence ATGAAACTCAAACTCCTCCTGCTTTCTGCGCTTATTTCGTTGGCCGGCACTGCACACGCGCACCGCATCGTCGTGTTAACCCCCGATACGGCAGACATTGTTGCCGCGCTCGGCGCATTGGACGAAATCGTCGGCCGCGATCAGACCGTTCAAAATCCGGCATTGAAAAACAAGCCCAGTATCGGCATTCATCGCCGTCTGACGGTCGAACCGATTGTGGCCACCAAACCCGACATCGCCATCGGTTCATGGATGGCGCAGCCTACCGATATTTTTGCCCACCTGCAAAAAGCAGGCATTAAAGCCGTCAATGTTGCGCCCGATGACAGCATCGCCGCCTATCCGCAAAGTATCCGCAACATTGGTCAGCTTATCGGCAAAAGCGCGCAGGCGGACAAGTTGGCAAGCAAGTGGCAGGCGGATATGAAACAGCAGCCTTCCAGCGGCAAACGCTATCTCTTCAGCTACGACGGGCGCATCGTATCGGGCAAGAATACCGCTGCCGACGAAATCATCCGCCGTGCCGGCGGTATCAATGCCGCAGCCGCCATTGACGGCCTCAAACCGATGACGCGTGAGGCATGGATTGCTGCCAAACCCGACATCATCATTATTGCCGACCACAACACCGCCATGATAGGCAACGTCAAAACCTTTGCCGCACGCCCCGAAATCGCCGGCTCGCCTGCCGCGAAAAACGGCAAGATTTATTTGTGGAAGGCCAACGATATGTTCCGTTACGGACTGGATACGCCGCAAGTGATTCAGCGTTTGCACGATTTGGCGAAATAA